The Pyrus communis chromosome 2, drPyrComm1.1, whole genome shotgun sequence genome includes a window with the following:
- the LOC137725053 gene encoding uncharacterized protein, with protein MEKGESKVLSIYHMESSSPSDHVSGGRCQTQTVSKNCDTIFPAMKKHQYFSQRTPSFSSSSSRSSSSSFVLSSCNLDHDSSPPISPATPLPFSGVPFSWEHFPGIPKKPSSSSSSNNKELQLHSSLKRLPQPPPTLSNQKISSKKLIMDDIIQIGHNSKRHTANLPKDPFFAALVECSKDDDSNNNDDDQGYSSGAAKVSRSVGERFGFFNLSALSCKTTCAVSESIIHVQRPSTTSYHLINRRSR; from the coding sequence ATGGAAAAGGGTGAATCGAAAGTACTGTCCATATATCACATGGAGTCCTCCTCACCTTCTGATCATGTAAGTGGTGGACGATGCCAAACCCAAACTGTCTCAAAAAATTGTGACACAATATTTCCAGCCATGAAGAAACATCAATATTTTTCTCAAAGAACACCATCATTTTCCTCCTCCTCATCGAGGTCGTCGTCTTCATCTTTCGTATTATCGTCCTGTAATCTCGACCATGATTCTTCTCCTCCTATTAGTCCGGCAACCCCGCTTCCGTTTTCCGGTGTCCCATTCTCTTGGGAACATTTTCCAGGTATTCCAAAGAAAcctagcagcagcagcagcagcaacaacaaggAATTACAATTACATTCCTCATTGAAGCGTCTCCCACAGCCTCCTCCCACACTCAGTAATCAGAAGATCTCCTCCAAAAAGTTGATCATGGATGATATTATTCAGATCGGACACAACTCCAAAAGGCATACTGCTAATCTCCCAAAGGATCCTTTCTTTGCTGCACTAGTTGAGTGTTCCAAGGACGATGACAGCAACAACAACGACGATGATCAAGGATACTCAAGTGGTGCCGCCAAGGTCTCAAGGAGTGTGGGTGAAAGGTTTGgatttttcaatctttctgcatTATCTTGTAAGACAACTTGTGCAGTTTCTGAATCAATCATACACGTTCAAAGGCCGAGTACAACTTCTTATCATCTGATTAATCGCCGTTCCCGATGA